DNA sequence from the Lycium barbarum isolate Lr01 chromosome 5, ASM1917538v2, whole genome shotgun sequence genome:
CCTACTTcataaaaaaagagaagaaaaatctTACAATTGTCTTCGAAGACTCCTCATCGAGTGGTCTACCATCCTTATGTGGTCTATGAGTTAATATAAAAACCTATGCTCGTGTAGGTTCAACCCCATTTTCAGCCTGGTACATTGAATGATGTCAAATAAGAACGACAAAGAGTGTCATAAAATATTATATGCTTTAATCTATAAAAGAATACCTTCTCATCCATCAAGGTGGCAATACTTTTTGATCCTCCTGTGTGTGGCATCTTTTGCTTCGCCCTATTGTTTATGTTTGTTTGGCTGCGCCTCTACCATTGAAACATAGAAAAAATCTTATAGTTTATATATAGAAATATCTTTTGCTTGGTTTATATGTTTTCAAGACTTCTAAAATTGATGATACCTTAGCTTTTTCTGAAACCCAATAGGAAACTAGACCAGTCCACTGATCCCTTGGTATACGATTCGGTTTATTCTTCAACAACACATCTTTGGTCTTAAATTTTGTCAGATAAACACTTTTTAAATCACATTTGTAATCTTTCCATTTCTTTCCTATTGACTTTATGACAAACTCTTCTCCATGGGTTGGTATAGAAAACTTCttctgaaaaataaaagaaaatgactGTAAGATAATATCATGTAAAATGGAAATAATGTCTTATAAGAGTCATGAATTATAAGATAATAATAACTCCTTACTCTCACAAACTCTACCAATTTCTTCTTTTCGTCTTTGTCAAAGCTTCTCCAATCATGTATATGTAACGGCGTTAGTTCTGGAGTTCTAGCAACAAATCCTAGAAAGCTTTCAAGCTTGCGACCATCTTTCTTAATGGCTTGGTTACGACTATTGAACTGCACAGCGATTGTATTCCCTGGAGGCAACTTCCAAATTTCTTTTAGTAATGTGGGCCCACGAACCTTCTTTTTTTTCCGAAGTATCTAACATGGAAAAGATTCAAAGGTCATGAGTTAGTTGAAGTCATAAACTACACATTAATTATTGGAACAGTAGAAGTTTGTGATGATTCTTTTTTGTCCCCAGTACTTACTGACCAAGAACTTTACCAGAATGGTTATATATCAAGTCTTTATGTGGTCCTCCCTGTAGCATTATTTGTGTTGTGGCATTTACCATGGTAGCAATGGTGTCAGCATGATGGCCACTGATAAGTATCAAAGAGATTAATTGCTATTCGACATGAGGTACAGTAATCGGAAGATTTAGGAAAGTTATGGCTTGCTCAATAGTTTGcctttttttactttttgtaATGACTTCACatcgaacaaaaaaaaaactactgaAAGTGTTTTACTTTATCAAGAAGGAAAATTGACTAATGTATGATTTATTGTTCCAACTGCACACTATAATAACCAATTGAATCTTTCTTCTTGATCTTATTAATAGCCAAACAAAATCAGTTAAAATAGACTGGAGAGAGTTTTTTATACCAAGGTGTATTTGGTTGGGACCTGCCGAATGAAGAAAAACAAACATATCACTATTGACAGACTTGATGCATATGATGGTGTTCATTTTATGCAGTAGCAGATACTaatattttgtatttttcaatTGAATAGATAAAGTTCGAACATTTTACTTTCAAAAACTAACGCTTAACACCAGCAACTATCATTTCTTTATCA
Encoded proteins:
- the LOC132639573 gene encoding uncharacterized protein LOC132639573, with translation MIVAGVKRPNQIHLGIKNSLQSILTDFVWLLIRSRRKIQLILRKKKKVRGPTLLKEIWKLPPGNTIAVQFNSRNQAIKKDGRKLESFLGFVARTPELTPLHIHDWRSFDKDEKKKLVEFVRKKFSIPTHGEEFVIKSIGKKWKDYKCDLKSVYLTKFKTKDVLLKNKPNRIPRDQWTGLVSYWVSEKAKRRSQTNINNRAKQKMPHTGGSKSIATLMDEKDMINEKLCNSEGSNEQPPRSVAWEGDVYCQVLGNEKTGYVRGLGLGPTPSVLWGSRSFGNNVEEDSSNEIVKRLEQEVTKLKDINGKQNEELSLVKQNQEKLLSELAWLRKAMSRNAPNELSIHQNINGISDDQVPDAKSGHERGQQSPHMLFKGQSVAENIPSSHGIILLGRLQEVVEVVFAFGVDK